The genomic stretch TCAGGCGAGGGATGAAATTTTTGATGATGTGATGGTCGTCGCCGGATTAACAGAACCCGTTTCCATTCCGACCCTATTTATTCAGCCGGAGCAGGGGTTAAACCGCACAGAGTGGCAGCTCAAGCCGTACAAAACCTATTTAAAGAATTTAGAAATCGCTCAAGTTCCGGGAAATCACTGGTGTTTCTTGGTTGAACCCATTGCATTTAATCAAGCCGTTGCCGAATTTTTAGCGGCTCAGTAAAAGATCAGCGTTTTGGTCAAACTACATTGAAATATAGAGTCTTTGAATAGGCGAATGATGATGGCAAGGAAATCAAAGGGATTTGGGGAACTGATCAACCAGCAGGGCAAGCTCAAGATGTCTGACACGATGAAGGCATTTGTAAAGCCCTATTGGGATGAAACTCACGATCGAGAGGGTCGCCTCAAGCTCTTGTCCGTTGCGGTCATTGCGTGGAACCTGACGCTTTCCTCTGCGGATCAGCAGCGGCAGGATATGGAGAATATGATTCGGGAAATTTGCGGTGAGGATGACCAGGCAAAACAGGATATGCGTGAAATCCTCGAAGAATTGATGGCACGAAAGCGGTCTGCCTTTGCGAATATCCGCCGATACATTGTCGATTTTGAGCTGCGGGAGACTCACGATGATGTCCATTTGTCAGTCGTTTCTGCACCGATGCCGGAGAATAGGCGTAAGCTTTCTTCTCCTGATATCTCCTGATAAAAAGAGAAATTAGCTAACGAAAGCTAAATTAGCTGACGAAAGCCAAATCGGAAATTGCGGCATCAGTCAAGCCAAGCGTCAGGATCAGTCCAGACATGATTCTTGTAAATCAAAATGGGAATAATCTTCAGGTTGAAAGAAATTATTCCCTGCAACATACGCCTTTCCGGGCGACATATCTGGAAGCGGATCTGCTTCTACTTCTCCATTAAACGTCAGCTCTAGCTGCACACCGCTGGGATCGTACACAAATAGTTGCCACAAGCTGGTTCCAGGAACTAGAAATTCTCGCCACTGCAACCCAAACTCAGCAAACTTCTGGCGAAACTGATGAAATCCAACAGCCGCGATCGAAATATGATCAATTGCTCCAGTTCCGGTCGGGGCGCGTCCTTCTTTTCCCAGTGCAGGACCTCCCGCATAAATGTGAACGATCGCTTCTCCTGCGGGAGTTGCACAGGCAAGCCAAGCCCCTGGATACCCAAAATCAGGACGCTTGACCTGACGCAATCCCAGGACTTCTGTGTAGAACCGCACGGTTGCCGCCAGATTGTTTGTCTTGATCGCAACGTGAAATAAACCCGTGATCACCATGATGAGGAGTCAGCCGAATTGTGAACTGCGAAAGTAGCCTGATAAGAGGTTTCTTGCTGAAAATTATCCTGCTGAAAAGTATCCTGCTGAAAAGTACCTCGGTAGAGCTGCTTAAGCTTTGTCAAGAAAGGATTTTGGTTCCAGGATTGTAGCTCGATCGCAGGGTTAGATCCAGCCAGCAAAGATTGACTTGCCTCTCTGGAAAACGTTTTGACAAACTCAACGCGATCGCGCCTTGCTGCTTCAATTTGCGCCGTTAATGCAGGAATGGGAACAGCACGCTTCTGGAGATTAGCCTGTGCCAGAATTTGACGCACGTAGACTGCAAAAAAGCACCCGTCTTCAAACGCTTGTGTGGCTCCCTGTCCCAGCGTCGGCACCATTGCGTGGGAGCTATCACCCAGACAGAGGACATGACCTCGGCGATCGCGGAACACCGTTGGAATTTCTTGCAGTCTTGCCCAGTGAATGCGATCGATATTGTCGCAAACCGTATCTACTAAAAACTGACAAACTTCGCTGTACCCCTTGGCAGACTGATAGACCGATCGCAGGAATGCCGTTGTTTTTGCTTCTGGCGGGATCTCACCACCCTTCTCAATTGGAAACGATCCGGCAATGTAAATTTCGTCTCCCGGAATGGCAAAGGTGAGCAAACGGCTGCCCTGGTGAAACCACTGCTGATAGTCGTCAATCAGGCGATCGCTGCGGTTCGGCGCAAGGAGACGATATAAACAAACCCCCAGATGCTCAGGCTGCGGTGTCCCAAAGAAGGTTTCTCGCACCTGGGAATAGCGTCCATCGCAAGCCACAATGAGATCAATGCGATCGATTTTTTCGGTCTCTCCGGTGAGCTGGTTGCGAGTTGTCACGAAGAGAGGGGCGGTTTGCGACTCGCTGTATCCCATCTCAATTACGGTTGTATGGTAACGGACGTAGGACAACAGGTTGGCTCTTAGTATCTGGTACAACTCAGACCAGCGAATTCGGATACCGGGATTGTCTGCCACGTCGAGCAGAGAGCGATCGAAAAGAACGGTGCCATCCGTCAAACCGGCTTTCCAGGATGACCAGAGTAAGCTTTCGGCATACAGCTTCTCCGCCAGGGTTGGGAAGACCTGCTGTAGTACCTTCAGGGCATTGGGTCCGACATTCAGAGCGGTTCCCGCCAGCTCGTTTTTCTCGTCTCCTTTTTCAATGCAGATTACCTCAGCGCCAGGGGTTTGCAGCAGGCTTTGAGTCACCAGACA from Leptolyngbya ohadii IS1 encodes the following:
- a CDS encoding VOC family protein, which gives rise to MVITGLFHVAIKTNNLAATVRFYTEVLGLRQVKRPDFGYPGAWLACATPAGEAIVHIYAGGPALGKEGRAPTGTGAIDHISIAAVGFHQFRQKFAEFGLQWREFLVPGTSLWQLFVYDPSGVQLELTFNGEVEADPLPDMSPGKAYVAGNNFFQPEDYSHFDLQESCLD
- a CDS encoding FAD-dependent oxidoreductase, with amino-acid sequence MQEHTGSPLRIVVIGAGVAGCLVTQSLLQTPGAEVICIEKGDEKNELAGTALNVGPNALKVLQQVFPTLAEKLYAESLLWSSWKAGLTDGTVLFDRSLLDVADNPGIRIRWSELYQILRANLLSYVRYHTTVIEMGYSESQTAPLFVTTRNQLTGETEKIDRIDLIVACDGRYSQVRETFFGTPQPEHLGVCLYRLLAPNRSDRLIDDYQQWFHQGSRLLTFAIPGDEIYIAGSFPIEKGGEIPPEAKTTAFLRSVYQSAKGYSEVCQFLVDTVCDNIDRIHWARLQEIPTVFRDRRGHVLCLGDSSHAMVPTLGQGATQAFEDGCFFAVYVRQILAQANLQKRAVPIPALTAQIEAARRDRVEFVKTFSREASQSLLAGSNPAIELQSWNQNPFLTKLKQLYRGTFQQDTFQQDNFQQETSYQATFAVHNSADSSSW